Proteins encoded in a region of the Planifilum fimeticola genome:
- a CDS encoding MFS transporter, with amino-acid sequence MTRKIPGHSLPILIFPPFWNDGNLRYLLPFYHERHPSTSPFPRFRQGKGARDGESFRWADSDRSNRPRSRPPVSSHAFEGGLDVNKRAVRSWVMYDWANSAFATTIMAAVMPIFYADVAGKNLAPATATAYWGYTQSIALAFVFLLSPVLGAIADVTRSKRNFLIFFVLMGAVSTVAMAWIDEGEWLFASVLVILGTLAFSGGNVFYDAFLPELVPEEKQDMISSRGYAYGYIGGGLLLAVNLAMIQFPEFFLLPDTLTATRLAFASVGLWWLLFSLPLFRHVRDRDMGGRPDRITPGIVAEGFRTVGRTLRRIRRYPELLKFLIAFWFFSDGINTIIKMATIYGREIGIGQTDLIAALLITQFVGIPCTLLFGKVAERFGAMRTLITTLVIYLIIVILGYFMKTALHFYLLAILVGFVQGGSQALARSIFSRLVPAGKNAEFFGFYGLTGKFAAIFGPFLFGFVGQLTGSSRAGIASLALFFLAGIVILLFIDLEKGKAEAAAESAESAAPSPAAR; translated from the coding sequence GTGACACGCAAAATCCCCGGGCATTCCCTTCCGATTCTTATATTTCCACCGTTTTGGAACGACGGAAATCTCCGTTATCTCCTCCCATTCTACCATGAAAGGCATCCTTCGACATCCCCCTTCCCCCGCTTCCGGCAAGGAAAAGGAGCACGTGACGGAGAATCTTTTCGTTGGGCGGATTCGGACCGATCGAACCGACCCCGATCCCGTCCCCCGGTTTCATCCCACGCCTTCGAAGGAGGACTTGATGTGAACAAGCGAGCCGTCCGCAGCTGGGTGATGTACGACTGGGCCAACTCCGCCTTCGCCACGACCATCATGGCAGCGGTGATGCCCATCTTTTACGCCGACGTGGCCGGGAAAAACCTCGCTCCCGCCACGGCGACCGCGTACTGGGGTTACACCCAGTCGATCGCCCTCGCCTTCGTGTTTCTGCTCTCCCCCGTCCTGGGAGCCATCGCCGATGTTACCCGATCCAAGCGGAATTTTCTTATCTTTTTCGTGCTGATGGGCGCCGTATCCACGGTGGCGATGGCCTGGATCGACGAGGGAGAATGGCTGTTCGCCTCCGTTCTGGTCATCCTGGGAACCCTGGCCTTTTCCGGGGGGAATGTGTTTTACGACGCCTTCCTGCCCGAGCTGGTTCCGGAAGAAAAGCAGGACATGATCTCCTCCAGGGGTTACGCCTACGGCTACATCGGAGGCGGGCTGCTCTTGGCCGTCAATCTGGCGATGATCCAGTTTCCCGAATTCTTTTTGCTGCCTGACACTTTGACCGCCACCCGGCTCGCCTTCGCCAGCGTCGGCCTGTGGTGGTTGCTCTTTTCCCTGCCCCTCTTCCGCCATGTTCGCGACCGGGACATGGGCGGCCGCCCGGACCGGATCACACCGGGGATCGTGGCCGAAGGCTTCCGAACCGTCGGCCGGACACTCCGGAGAATCCGGCGCTACCCGGAACTGCTCAAGTTCCTCATCGCCTTCTGGTTTTTCAGCGACGGCATCAATACGATCATCAAGATGGCCACCATCTACGGCCGGGAAATCGGCATCGGCCAGACGGATCTGATCGCCGCCCTGCTGATCACCCAGTTCGTGGGCATCCCCTGCACCCTGCTGTTCGGAAAGGTGGCGGAGCGCTTCGGCGCGATGCGCACGCTGATCACCACCCTGGTGATTTATCTGATCATCGTCATCCTCGGTTATTTCATGAAAACCGCCCTTCATTTCTACCTGCTGGCCATCCTCGTCGGCTTCGTCCAGGGAGGCAGCCAGGCTCTGGCCCGCTCCATCTTCAGCCGTCTCGTCCCGGCCGGAAAAAATGCGGAGTTTTTCGGCTTTTACGGCCTTACGGGCAAATTCGCCGCCATCTTCGGCCCCTTCCTCTTCGGCTTCGTCGGACAGCTGACCGGCTCCAGCCGGGCGGGCATCGCCTCTCTGGCCCTC